One window of Myxocyprinus asiaticus isolate MX2 ecotype Aquarium Trade chromosome 6, UBuf_Myxa_2, whole genome shotgun sequence genomic DNA carries:
- the LOC127443151 gene encoding nuclear receptor ROR-beta-like isoform X1, whose protein sequence is MKYKTDRRAHGREKNEAVRSHEDRPQNTRQTLDDDATDLSYKNPGLQSDRTVTLLAQIEVIPCKICGDKSSGIHYGVITCEGCKGFFRRSQQNNAMYSCSRQRNCLIDRTNRNRCQHCRLQKCLALGMSRDAVKFGRMSKKQRDSLYAEVQRHQQSQECLAGLGSGVASRDNEDTCEDSVNSRPYSSGGSSDTLSDLDDIATLPDGLLFDLPLTPEEAGEYCTLEMLGCETGSTGSGSSSIQSSPGSSFIDLSEAGRVKHEDMLPENSQLPHSLLGSLSDNCSLHEIERITQNVVKSHLETCQFSTEELKKASWNVYTNDETRSFQLKSAEWMWQQCALHITNAIQYVVEFAKRISGFMDLCQNDQIILLKTGCLEVLLIRMCRAYNSSNNTMFFDGKFASPQLFKALGCDDLVNAVFELAKSLSRLQLSEEEMALFSAAVLLAPDRPWLTHSQQVQKLQEKVYVALQHSLRMNRATTEKLDKMVSKLPQMKSICNLHIDKLDFFRLVHPETAYSFPPLYREVFGSEINFPDSTNR, encoded by the exons atgaaatacaagacagaccgaagagcacaTGGCAGGGAAAAAAACGAAGCCGTGCGCTCACATGAAGACAGaccacaaaacacaagacagacactggacgatgatgccacggacCTGTCATACAAAAACCCAGGCttacagagtgacaggaccgtgacactaTTAG CTCAAATTGAGGTCATACCCTGTAAGATATGTGGCGACAAATCTTCTGGGATTCATTATGGTGTTATTACGTGTGAAGGGTGCAAG GGATTTTTCCGACGCAGTCAGCAGAACAATGCCATGTACTCATGCTCGCGGCAGAGGAACTGCCTGATCGACCGAACCAATCGGAACCGCTGCCAACACTGTCGCCTGCAGAAGTGCCTGGCACTCGGAATGAGCCGTGATG CGGTGAAATTTGGTCGGATGTCAAAGAAACAGCGAGACAGCCTCTATGCGGAGGTGCAGCGACACCAGCAGTCTCAGGAGTGCCTGGCAGGTTTGGGCAGCGGTGTGGCATCACGAGACAACGAGGACACGTGTGAAGACAGTGTGAACAGCCGGCCATACAGCAGCGGAGGCTCCAGCGACACCCTCAGTGACCTAGATGACATCGCCACGCTGCCCGACGGTTTGCTCTTCGACTTGCCGCTCACCCCAGAGGAGGCGGGGGAGTACTGCACTCTAGAGATGCTCGGGTGCGAGACTGGCAGTACAGGAAGTGGAAGCTCATCCATTCAGAGTTCTCCAGGGTCTAGCTTTATTGATTTGTCTGAAGCAGGAAGGGTGAAACATGAGGATATGCTGCCTGAAAACAGCCAGCTTCCACACTCTCTTCTGGGGTCCCTATCTGACAACTGCTCTCTACACGAAATAG agcggatcactcAAAATGTTGTGAAGTCTCATCTGGAGACGTGTCAATTCAGCACAGAAGAGCTGAAGAAAGCCAGTTGGAATGTCTACACAAATGATGAAACTCGCAGCTTTCAGCTCAAG TCTGCAGAATGGATGTGGCAACAGTGCGCCCTGCACATCACAAACGCCATCCAGTATGTCGTGGAGTTCGCAAAGCGCATCTCTGGATTCATGGACCTGTGCCAGAATGACCAGATAATCCTGCTCAAAACAG GATGTCTTGAAGTCCTGCTGATCAGAATGTGTCGCGCATACAACTCTTCTAATAACACTATGTTTTTTGACGGAAAGTTTGCCAGCCCGCAGCTCTTCAAAGCTCTCG GGTGTGATGACCTGGTTAATGCCGTCTTTGAATTGGCTAAAAGTTTGAGTCGTCTACAGCTAAGCGAAGAGGAAATGGCTTTATTCAGCGCTGCAGTTCTACTGGCACCTG ATCGGCCGTGGTTGACGCACTCTCAGCAGGTGCAGAAGCTTCAGGAGAAGGTTTATGTGGCCCTGCAGCACAGCCTGCGCATGAACAGAGCAACCACTGAGAAATTGGACAAG ATGGTGTCCAAACTACCGCAGATGAAGTCCATCTGTAACCTGCATATTGATAAGCTGGATTTCTTCCGCCTGGTGCATCCAGAAACAGCCTACAGCTTCCCGCCTCTATACAGGGAAGTGTTCGGCAGTGAGATCAACTTCCCTGACTCCACCAATCGTTag
- the LOC127443151 gene encoding nuclear receptor ROR-beta-like isoform X2 produces MKYKTDRRAHGREKNEAVRSHEDRPQNTRQTLDDDATDLSYKNPGLQSDRTVTLLAQIEVIPCKICGDKSSGIHYGVITCEGCKGFFRRSQQNNAMYSCSRQRNCLIDRTNRNRCQHCRLQKCLALGMSRDAVKFGRMSKKQRDSLYAEVQRHQQSQECLAGLGSGVASRDNEDTCEDSVNSRPYSSGGSSDTLSDLDDIATLPDGLLFDLPLTPEEAGEYCTLEMLGCETGSTGSGSSSIQSSPGSSFIDLSEAGRVKHEDMLPENSQLPHSLLGSLSDNCSLHEIERITQNVVKSHLETCQFSTEELKKASWNVYTNDETRSFQLKSAEWMWQQCALHITNAIQYVVEFAKRISGFMDLCQNDQIILLKTGCLEVLLIRMCRAYNSSNNTMFFDGKFASPQLFKALGCDDLVNAVFELAKSLSRLQLSEEEMALFSAAVLLAPDRPWLTHSQQVQKLQEKVYVALQHSLRMNRATTEKLDKAPSEKAKGDCGKERKTP; encoded by the exons atgaaatacaagacagaccgaagagcacaTGGCAGGGAAAAAAACGAAGCCGTGCGCTCACATGAAGACAGaccacaaaacacaagacagacactggacgatgatgccacggacCTGTCATACAAAAACCCAGGCttacagagtgacaggaccgtgacactaTTAG CTCAAATTGAGGTCATACCCTGTAAGATATGTGGCGACAAATCTTCTGGGATTCATTATGGTGTTATTACGTGTGAAGGGTGCAAG GGATTTTTCCGACGCAGTCAGCAGAACAATGCCATGTACTCATGCTCGCGGCAGAGGAACTGCCTGATCGACCGAACCAATCGGAACCGCTGCCAACACTGTCGCCTGCAGAAGTGCCTGGCACTCGGAATGAGCCGTGATG CGGTGAAATTTGGTCGGATGTCAAAGAAACAGCGAGACAGCCTCTATGCGGAGGTGCAGCGACACCAGCAGTCTCAGGAGTGCCTGGCAGGTTTGGGCAGCGGTGTGGCATCACGAGACAACGAGGACACGTGTGAAGACAGTGTGAACAGCCGGCCATACAGCAGCGGAGGCTCCAGCGACACCCTCAGTGACCTAGATGACATCGCCACGCTGCCCGACGGTTTGCTCTTCGACTTGCCGCTCACCCCAGAGGAGGCGGGGGAGTACTGCACTCTAGAGATGCTCGGGTGCGAGACTGGCAGTACAGGAAGTGGAAGCTCATCCATTCAGAGTTCTCCAGGGTCTAGCTTTATTGATTTGTCTGAAGCAGGAAGGGTGAAACATGAGGATATGCTGCCTGAAAACAGCCAGCTTCCACACTCTCTTCTGGGGTCCCTATCTGACAACTGCTCTCTACACGAAATAG agcggatcactcAAAATGTTGTGAAGTCTCATCTGGAGACGTGTCAATTCAGCACAGAAGAGCTGAAGAAAGCCAGTTGGAATGTCTACACAAATGATGAAACTCGCAGCTTTCAGCTCAAG TCTGCAGAATGGATGTGGCAACAGTGCGCCCTGCACATCACAAACGCCATCCAGTATGTCGTGGAGTTCGCAAAGCGCATCTCTGGATTCATGGACCTGTGCCAGAATGACCAGATAATCCTGCTCAAAACAG GATGTCTTGAAGTCCTGCTGATCAGAATGTGTCGCGCATACAACTCTTCTAATAACACTATGTTTTTTGACGGAAAGTTTGCCAGCCCGCAGCTCTTCAAAGCTCTCG GGTGTGATGACCTGGTTAATGCCGTCTTTGAATTGGCTAAAAGTTTGAGTCGTCTACAGCTAAGCGAAGAGGAAATGGCTTTATTCAGCGCTGCAGTTCTACTGGCACCTG ATCGGCCGTGGTTGACGCACTCTCAGCAGGTGCAGAAGCTTCAGGAGAAGGTTTATGTGGCCCTGCAGCACAGCCTGCGCATGAACAGAGCAACCACTGAGAAATTGGACAAG gcccccagtgagaaagccaaaggcgactgtggcaaggaacgaaaaactccataa
- the LOC127443151 gene encoding nuclear receptor ROR-beta-like isoform X3, with amino-acid sequence MRAQIEVIPCKICGDKSSGIHYGVITCEGCKGFFRRSQQNNAMYSCSRQRNCLIDRTNRNRCQHCRLQKCLALGMSRDAVKFGRMSKKQRDSLYAEVQRHQQSQECLAGLGSGVASRDNEDTCEDSVNSRPYSSGGSSDTLSDLDDIATLPDGLLFDLPLTPEEAGEYCTLEMLGCETGSTGSGSSSIQSSPGSSFIDLSEAGRVKHEDMLPENSQLPHSLLGSLSDNCSLHEIERITQNVVKSHLETCQFSTEELKKASWNVYTNDETRSFQLKSAEWMWQQCALHITNAIQYVVEFAKRISGFMDLCQNDQIILLKTGCLEVLLIRMCRAYNSSNNTMFFDGKFASPQLFKALGCDDLVNAVFELAKSLSRLQLSEEEMALFSAAVLLAPDRPWLTHSQQVQKLQEKVYVALQHSLRMNRATTEKLDKMVSKLPQMKSICNLHIDKLDFFRLVHPETAYSFPPLYREVFGSEINFPDSTNR; translated from the exons ATGAGAG CTCAAATTGAGGTCATACCCTGTAAGATATGTGGCGACAAATCTTCTGGGATTCATTATGGTGTTATTACGTGTGAAGGGTGCAAG GGATTTTTCCGACGCAGTCAGCAGAACAATGCCATGTACTCATGCTCGCGGCAGAGGAACTGCCTGATCGACCGAACCAATCGGAACCGCTGCCAACACTGTCGCCTGCAGAAGTGCCTGGCACTCGGAATGAGCCGTGATG CGGTGAAATTTGGTCGGATGTCAAAGAAACAGCGAGACAGCCTCTATGCGGAGGTGCAGCGACACCAGCAGTCTCAGGAGTGCCTGGCAGGTTTGGGCAGCGGTGTGGCATCACGAGACAACGAGGACACGTGTGAAGACAGTGTGAACAGCCGGCCATACAGCAGCGGAGGCTCCAGCGACACCCTCAGTGACCTAGATGACATCGCCACGCTGCCCGACGGTTTGCTCTTCGACTTGCCGCTCACCCCAGAGGAGGCGGGGGAGTACTGCACTCTAGAGATGCTCGGGTGCGAGACTGGCAGTACAGGAAGTGGAAGCTCATCCATTCAGAGTTCTCCAGGGTCTAGCTTTATTGATTTGTCTGAAGCAGGAAGGGTGAAACATGAGGATATGCTGCCTGAAAACAGCCAGCTTCCACACTCTCTTCTGGGGTCCCTATCTGACAACTGCTCTCTACACGAAATAG agcggatcactcAAAATGTTGTGAAGTCTCATCTGGAGACGTGTCAATTCAGCACAGAAGAGCTGAAGAAAGCCAGTTGGAATGTCTACACAAATGATGAAACTCGCAGCTTTCAGCTCAAG TCTGCAGAATGGATGTGGCAACAGTGCGCCCTGCACATCACAAACGCCATCCAGTATGTCGTGGAGTTCGCAAAGCGCATCTCTGGATTCATGGACCTGTGCCAGAATGACCAGATAATCCTGCTCAAAACAG GATGTCTTGAAGTCCTGCTGATCAGAATGTGTCGCGCATACAACTCTTCTAATAACACTATGTTTTTTGACGGAAAGTTTGCCAGCCCGCAGCTCTTCAAAGCTCTCG GGTGTGATGACCTGGTTAATGCCGTCTTTGAATTGGCTAAAAGTTTGAGTCGTCTACAGCTAAGCGAAGAGGAAATGGCTTTATTCAGCGCTGCAGTTCTACTGGCACCTG ATCGGCCGTGGTTGACGCACTCTCAGCAGGTGCAGAAGCTTCAGGAGAAGGTTTATGTGGCCCTGCAGCACAGCCTGCGCATGAACAGAGCAACCACTGAGAAATTGGACAAG ATGGTGTCCAAACTACCGCAGATGAAGTCCATCTGTAACCTGCATATTGATAAGCTGGATTTCTTCCGCCTGGTGCATCCAGAAACAGCCTACAGCTTCCCGCCTCTATACAGGGAAGTGTTCGGCAGTGAGATCAACTTCCCTGACTCCACCAATCGTTag